In Asterias rubens chromosome 10, eAstRub1.3, whole genome shotgun sequence, the following proteins share a genomic window:
- the LOC117295636 gene encoding ribosomally synthesized cyclic peptide ustiloxin B precursosr-like has product MASLDVAKQMQVPCGREMNHQRMLSGDICCASDCGNALGVDHEPLGVDHEALVVDHEAHGVDYEAVGVDHEADSVDHHALGVDHVALGVDHHALGVDHEALGVDHEALGVDHHALGVVQEADEANGVDHRGLSADHKALGVGHEALGVGHEALGVGHEALGFNNEALGFKNEALVVNHEAHGVDHGAIGVDHHALGVDHHAFGVDHKTLGDDHEALGVDHEALGVDYRTLGVDHEALVLIVRLLGLITRLLVLITGGS; this is encoded by the exons ATGGCGTCACTGGATGTAGCTAAGCAGATGCAGGTCCCTTGTGGTAGGGAGATGAACCATCAACGCATGTTGAGTGGTGATATTTGCTGTGCTAGTGACTGTGGAAAT GCTCTTGGTGTTGATCATGAGCCTCTTGGTGTTGATCATGAGGCTCTTGTTGTTGATCACGAGGCTCATGGTGTAGATTACGAGGCTGTTGGTGTTGATCACGAGGCTGACAGTGTTGATCACCATGCTCTTGGTGTTGATCATGTGGCTCTTGGTGTTGATCACCACGCTCTTGGTGTTGATCACGAGGCTCTTGGTGTTGATCACGAGGCTCTTGGTGTTGATCACCATGCTCTTGGTGTTGTTCAAGAGGCTGACGAGGCTAATGGTGTTGACCATCGGGGTCTAAGTGCTGATCATAAAGCTCTTGGTGTTGGTCACGAGGCTCTTGGTGTTGGTCACGAGGCTCTTGGTGTTGGTCACGAGGCTCTTGGTTTTAACAACGAGGCTCTTGGTTTTAAAAACGAGGCTCTTGTTGTTAATCATGAGGCTCATGGTGTTGATCATGGGGCTATTGGTGTTGATCACCATGCTCTTGGTGTTGATCACCATGCTTTTGGTGTTGATCACAAGACTCTTGGTGATGATCACGAGGCCCTTGGTGTCGATCATGAGGCTCTTGGTGTTGATTATAGGACTCTTGGTGTTGATCACGAGGCTTTGGTGTTGATCGTGAGGCTTTTGGGCTTGATCACTAGGCTCTTGGTGTTAATCACGGGAGGCTCTTAG